CATGACGTCCTTCCCCCGTCGGGTTCTCCGAAACCACAGCCGCTCTTCCGTGCCCGCCTTTCCTTCGCTGCCCAGGCAGGAGGCGCAGGCAGAGGGCGGCCCGCGACGCCCCTTGGGTTtgcccagccccggggctgcccctcGTGCCCCCGTACCGGCACAGCCGGGCCCTCGCTGGTGATGCCCGCCGGTGCTGCAGCTCGGGGTCCCGCAGCATCCCCCGGCAGAGGTGAGCCCTGGATGGGGGGGTCGGCGAGTGTGCCGGATCGGGGCTCAGCCCCAAGGATGCTGTGGGTACAAAGGGGATGCTTGGGGTCCCCCTTGGGGCACGTGCGGGTCCCTGGGGGGGTGCCACCCTCCGCGCAGTGATGGTCCCTGGTGGGGTTTAGGAGGCGGGTAGGTGCTTTGGGGATGCCGGAGCCTCCTGGGGATGCCGGGTGCTGAGGGAGCATTGATCGGCATTTGGATGCTGTTGGGTGCGGGGCCACAGGGACCTCGCTGGCCTCTGCCcaccagggctgctggggggtgGGTATTGGTGCTCGACAGATgtaacgggggggggggtttagtGTGGGTTTGGGGCAGGTTTGCCTCTCCCGCTCCGGCGCAGATGCACAGGCGCATGGTGGCCTCAGCCAGGGAGCTCCGCACCAGCCCGGCTGGCAGAGTGGGAGGACGGGCACCCTGGGTTCGGGGGGGTTGATTGAAGGGTGTGCGATATCCCTGTGGTTTCATTTCTGCATGGGGAGTCATCCTGCAACTGCCCGTCCCGCAGCAGCCGCCTCCATTGCGGCTCGTTTCCCATTTCCAGACACTCAACttccttttcaaaactttcttcACAAGCGGAGCTGGCGGGGGCCGAGCTCCTGCAGGTGGAGGCAGCTCGGTTCTGTCGGCCACGGCTGGAGGAGGTCGGTCTTCACATCCTCCAGGCCCCCAAACCACAGGGCCCCTctctgggaggggaggaggatgtTTCGCTCATGTGCGATCCCTCCTTGGGGCCACTGCCAGCCTGAACGATGAAGCTCAGCCTCCTTCCGCTGGGAGCAGGGCCCCGATTTCATCTGCTCCCCTCTGTTCCCCACCACAGGTCCCATGGCGCCGGGCTGGGCCGTGCTGGTgatgctggtgctggtgctgagcaccctgcAGGTGTGTGGGGCTGTGCCAGCGCCAGAGCTGGGGCAGCACCGTGGAGTGCAGTGGGTCTGGGGGGTGGCCAGGCAAGCGCAGGCTGAGCCTCCCCTGCTCTCCCGCAGGAAAAGGGCTGAGGGTGggcagcagcccagcacccccGCTGCCACACCGGGGCACAGCCACGCTGCCACCACGATGCCCAGCAGCAATGAGACCGATTCCCCCGAGCCCGAcctgctgctgggctctgtGCCAGCATCAGCACCCAGCACCAATGCCAGCCTGCACCGAGCACTCGTCGTGCCGACCACGGCCGACCCCCTGGATGAGACCGATTCCCCTGAGCCCGACctgctgctgagctctgcaccaccaccagcacccgGCACCAATGCCAGCCTGTACCGGGCACTTGCAGTGCCAACCACGGCTGATCCCCTGGATGAGACCGATTCCCCTGAGCCCGACCTCCTGCTAAGCTCTGCACCTCCACCAGCACCCGGCACCAATGCCAGCCTGTACCGGGCACTTGCAGTGCCAACCACAGCCGATCCCCTGGATGAGACCGATTCCCCTGAACCTGACCTGCTGCTGAGCTCTGCGCCGCCAGCAGAGCCCGGCACGCTGGCAGCACCCCAAATGAGCATCACCACAGTCCCCAGCCAGCTCACGTCACCCGGCAAGGAAGGGACAGTGGCCGGCGGCACGGACAGCAGCTCCTCCGTGGGACAGCGCTCAGTGACCCCCACAGCCCTCAGCCCCACCACCACGGGTTACAAGAAAGTCAAGAAAGCCGGGGCCCTCCCCACACCGACTCGTTCAGCCCCTTGGGACACGAAGCCTGAGGGGACCACGGTCCCAGTCTCCTGGGACCCCAGCAGGGTGATGGGCAAGTGCCTGCTGGCCATCCTGCTGCTGGCGCTGGTGGCCGCCACCTTCATGGTGTGCacaggggtgctgggtgccctgcTCTGGCGGCGGGCACGGACGGCCCACCGCCGGCTCAGCCACACCGAGATGGTCTGcatctcctccctgctgcccgaCGGCGAGGTGACCACCAATGGCTCcaagcccggcccggcccggcggtcGAAGCTGCTGCTCGATGGCGGCTCCGAGGCTGATGGTGACAATCTGACTCTCAGCAGCTTCCTGCCGGAGCACTCCTGAGCCGTGGGGATGGGGTTCTGCATCTCAGAGCACCGAGGGGGCCGGCGGCTGCACCGTGGGCATGGTGCCCAGTCCCCGGTGCTGCCGCGTGTGGAACCGCGGGCAGGGGACCCCCATCCCCTCGGGTTCGTGTTTTAACTTGGACTGGCGTGATGGGGAACTGCTTTTTCCCAGGGCGAGCTCGGCCCTCAAGGCTGATCCCATTAAAGTGTTACCTGGACATGGTGGTCTCTTCCCGGTGGGTACGGTGCCTgccagcccccccggcccccttCCCACTCCACCACCTGCCCACATCCCCCTGCCAAAATTTCActtctccatcctcctcccccagcagcagccccaggccCCCTGGAGGGGAGCAGAAACGAAACCTGCGGGCTGAGGCAGGGGGCCAGACCCCGGGGGGGGTTTGGGGACCACAGCCCCCAGGACCCCCTCCCCACGTGGGCTCGGCCTCGCGCCGCGGTGTGGGAGCGGAAAGGGTGGCGGTGCTGGGGCGGAAATGCCGGGGGGTGGAGGGACAGGGACGGGTGCGCTCGTGGCGTAACGTGTTCCTGCCCTGCGGTCACCTACAGCGAGGTGATGGGACGATTCCGGGACCGTCACTGCCCGTCGGGGTGGTCCTGTGCGCCGCTGGTGTGCCCAGGGCTCATCCCAGATGGGCAAATGGTGGTCGCAGGCTCTCGGCCTCGTAGGGCAGCATCGGCCTAGGCTGTCCCTGCCTGCTTGTGGCTGGGGCcgggagggatggggaaagcAAAGCCATGAGCGGCCACCGAGGGTCCCACCAGCTTGCCTGTACCCCGGGCACTGAAGGGGGCTCAGGTTTGCTCCCaggtcccacctctccctggtGTGCAGGTGTCGGTCACCCCTCGAGCCACCAGCCTGACCCCTTCCCTGttcccagccctgggggagCCACCCGAGGAAGTAGAAATGGCCCAGGACCACCTCTGCCCTGCCAGGCTCGGTGTCCCTACATTCCCATTCCTGCCCGGGCCAGGCTCAGCATCCCCATCTCTCCATCCCTATCCCTGGCCCGGCCAGGCTCAGCATCCCTATCCCCAtatccccatccctgccccagtTGGGCTCGGTGTTGCCATAGCTCGATCCtaatccctgccccaccagACTCAGTGTCCCTGTCCCCGCATCCCCATCCCTGGCCCACCAGGCTcagtgtccctgtccccacatcccccccacCCGACAGATTCAGCAGCCCCATCCCCGCCCCACCACGCAGCTTACGCCGCCCTCCACATTTGCAGTACACACTTGGGCAGCGAAGCGTTTCGGCACATGCTCGAGGCATCGCTGTGCCATCTTGTCCCGGAGCTGAGCCCTGGGTGTGCAGCTGCCTCGAAAGCCGCTTTCGGGGGTGGCCGTCCCACGGGTGGGTTGGCAGCGTGGCCGCTCACCTGCACCctggccgccccggccccgctgcctgTTTACATAAATGCTCTGCTTCGGATATTTTCCATCTGGGGCCGAGCAGCCTTgccagccccgctccctcctGCAAATGTAAATGTTTATGGGTGAGTCAGCATGGGTGAAGGGATATGCAGCCGGTGGGGGTGGCCGGTTCCCGGATGGCACGCCCCGGCAGTGGGCTCTCCAGTGATGCTACCCTGATCTGACCCCGCTGTGTCCTCATGCATGCAGATGACAGTGCCCTGCCGTACCAAAAAGCAGCCGCAGGAGTTCATGGCTCAGCCATAACAAAGGTTTATGTGCCTCCGGGCTGTCGGGTCCAGGCTGGGGAATGGGAGCCCGCAGCAACCACTgtcacccccagccccaattTCTCTCGGAGGCAAAGGGATGCTCCCATCATCCGGCTCTACCCCACAGTGGCTCGTCCCCCCGGCCCAGGTGAGGATGAGGCTCAGCAGGTCCCAAAAAGGCAGATGGGTGCAGGTTGGAGGGATTGCTCCC
This genomic interval from Buteo buteo chromosome 11, bButBut1.hap1.1, whole genome shotgun sequence contains the following:
- the SELPLG gene encoding P-selectin glycoprotein ligand 1 isoform X1, producing MPAGAAARGPAASPGRGPMAPGWAVLVMLVLVLSTLQVCGAVPAPELGQHRGVQWVWGVARQAQAEPPLLSRRKRAEGGQQPSTPAATPGHSHAATTMPSSNETDSPEPDLLLGSVPASAPSTNASLHRALVVPTTADPLDETDSPEPDLLLSSAPPPAPGTNASLYRALAVPTTADPLDETDSPEPDLLLSSAPPPAPGTNASLYRALAVPTTADPLDETDSPEPDLLLSSAPPAEPGTLAAPQMSITTVPSQLTSPGKEGTVAGGTDSSSSVGQRSVTPTALSPTTTGYKKVKKAGALPTPTRSAPWDTKPEGTTVPVSWDPSRVMGKCLLAILLLALVAATFMVCTGVLGALLWRRARTAHRRLSHTEMVCISSLLPDGEVTTNGSKPGPARRSKLLLDGGSEADGDNLTLSSFLPEHS
- the SELPLG gene encoding P-selectin glycoprotein ligand 1 isoform X2, translating into MAPGWAVLVMLVLVLSTLQVCGAVPAPELGQHRGVQWVWGVARQAQAEPPLLSRRKRAEGGQQPSTPAATPGHSHAATTMPSSNETDSPEPDLLLGSVPASAPSTNASLHRALVVPTTADPLDETDSPEPDLLLSSAPPPAPGTNASLYRALAVPTTADPLDETDSPEPDLLLSSAPPPAPGTNASLYRALAVPTTADPLDETDSPEPDLLLSSAPPAEPGTLAAPQMSITTVPSQLTSPGKEGTVAGGTDSSSSVGQRSVTPTALSPTTTGYKKVKKAGALPTPTRSAPWDTKPEGTTVPVSWDPSRVMGKCLLAILLLALVAATFMVCTGVLGALLWRRARTAHRRLSHTEMVCISSLLPDGEVTTNGSKPGPARRSKLLLDGGSEADGDNLTLSSFLPEHS
- the SELPLG gene encoding P-selectin glycoprotein ligand 1 isoform X3; protein product: MPSSNETDSPEPDLLLGSVPASAPSTNASLHRALVVPTTADPLDETDSPEPDLLLSSAPPPAPGTNASLYRALAVPTTADPLDETDSPEPDLLLSSAPPPAPGTNASLYRALAVPTTADPLDETDSPEPDLLLSSAPPAEPGTLAAPQMSITTVPSQLTSPGKEGTVAGGTDSSSSVGQRSVTPTALSPTTTGYKKVKKAGALPTPTRSAPWDTKPEGTTVPVSWDPSRVMGKCLLAILLLALVAATFMVCTGVLGALLWRRARTAHRRLSHTEMVCISSLLPDGEVTTNGSKPGPARRSKLLLDGGSEADGDNLTLSSFLPEHS